From Miscanthus floridulus cultivar M001 chromosome 15, ASM1932011v1, whole genome shotgun sequence, the proteins below share one genomic window:
- the LOC136508717 gene encoding uncharacterized protein isoform X1 — translation MRLHFLNKFILPWKKTVLPIEKRIEAYDGENEELDNLEALLSVREEPPSLQEFLGAGPIAAADEVQVEQGGNQMTYKPAFAKGNGTVRSTY, via the exons ATGAGACTTCATTTTTTAAACAAGTTTATACTGCCATGGAAAAA GACCGTACTCCCTATTGAAAAACGCATTGAGGCTTATGATGGTGAAAACGAGGAGCTTGACAACTTGGAGGC GTTGTTATCAGTACGTGAGGAGCCACCTTCTTTGCAAGAATTTCTGGGAGCCGGGCCTATTGCTGCAGC AGATGAAGTGCAGGTTGAGCAGGGTGGGAATCAGATGACTTACAAGCCTGCCTTCGCCAAGGGGAATGGAACCGTGCGCTCGACATATTGA
- the LOC136508717 gene encoding uncharacterized protein isoform X2 yields MVGEGRAAATAVSNDAHPLDITRAHPELVMLLRGQALFDLRGMGNANRAHAYYLNHICVIYPDGFSTGIEFVDKLLVEIHAMVHREALPRKCRFSDKNKTRQCVNDYLKIYFPAFGDMEIQDGAVPVGPFGERQGNQVRCLVCHDFKKKKFSEKKLYYHQLCDPEGRQALCLASTEYIRKKIRDSLAKKRGSNSCASSSSSGWRTGTSNSSASSSSSGWRTGSVSVVRLISCFCI; encoded by the exons ATGGTGGGAGAAGGAAGAGCTGCTGCAACTGCCGTGAGCAATGATGCACATCCTCTAGATATCACCAGAGCACACCCTGAGCTCGTAATGCTGCTCCGAGGCCAGGCATTATTTGATTTAAGGGGAATGGGTAATGCTAATCGGGCTCATGCATACTACCTCAATCATATTTGTGTGATCTACCCTGATGGTTTTAGCACCGGCATTGAGTTTGTGGACAAATTGTTGGTTGAAATACATGCAATGGTTCACAGAGAGGCGCTGCCAAG AAAATGTCGTTTCAGTGACAAGAACAAAACTCGCCAGTGTGTTAACGACTACCTAAAGATCTACTTCCCTGCATTCGG GGATATGGAGATACAAGATGGAGCGGTACCTGTAGGTCCATTTGGTGAGAGGCAGGGTAACCAGGTGCGTTGCCTAGTCTGCCACGacttcaagaagaagaaattcagcGAGAAAAAGCTATACTATCACCAGCTATGTGATCCGGAAGGAAGACAGGCGCTGTGTCTGGCTTCCACCGAGTACATACGAAAAAAGATTCGTGATTCTCTCGCAAAAAAAAGAGGCAGCAACAGCTgcgcatcctcctcctcttcaggATGGCGCACCGGTACCAGCAACAGCAgcgcatcctcctcctcttcaggATGGCGCACCGGGTCCGTGAGTGTTGTACGCCTAATCAGTTGTTTTTGTATATGA